One genomic window of Halorubrum hochsteinianum includes the following:
- a CDS encoding ABC transporter substrate-binding protein encodes MPTDNDDHIDRRTVLKYAGTAGAVGLAGCSGNGGDGGDGEDGMDGGDGEDGMDGEDGEDGGDAFELGVTMGQMDSGLDPQDHAETNTEIIVGQAYEGLLDRDKEGGIIAGLADDWERTDDGSVRFTLRDGVTFHNGDDLTAEDVRFSIRRIVFEDVGIASPQSNDLGVVDEVTAGDGEVTVSFEGYNPIAFQLFATNGEIVQQSWVEENGGDYINRNANGTGPFRVTEYNSGTEVLYEPNEDYWDGAPAVNELRMSASSESSTRVNQLLAEETDIVTNVPPNEVSRVNNSDVASINSVPSARIIFLQMRYDVEPFSSQQFRQALNHAVDVESIIENVLNGFGNITAQPTLEGHVGYNPDIEPYPYDPDEAERLVEESGHAGVEITLETPIGRYLRDVDIAQAAANQIDSLSNVSCEVEQREFSSLVQDVTAPDIEDRPHFNLLGWGNGEFDGSQTLTPLLSSSGALTVLENEELDGLLTDAEATEDPDERVGILQEANQLAHDLAPWVFMHQQFSVYGVSSDISWVPRSDEFIDPDTATQQ; translated from the coding sequence ATGCCTACTGACAACGACGATCACATCGATAGGCGGACGGTACTCAAGTACGCCGGGACGGCCGGCGCGGTCGGGCTCGCGGGGTGTTCCGGAAACGGCGGCGACGGCGGCGACGGCGAGGACGGGATGGACGGCGGCGACGGCGAGGACGGGATGGACGGCGAAGACGGCGAGGACGGCGGCGACGCCTTCGAACTCGGCGTCACCATGGGCCAGATGGACTCCGGGCTCGACCCGCAGGACCACGCCGAGACGAACACGGAGATCATCGTCGGGCAGGCGTACGAGGGCCTCCTCGACCGCGACAAGGAGGGCGGCATCATCGCCGGCCTCGCGGACGACTGGGAGCGGACCGACGACGGGAGCGTCCGGTTCACGCTCCGGGACGGCGTCACGTTCCACAACGGCGACGACCTGACCGCGGAGGACGTCCGCTTTAGCATCCGCCGGATCGTCTTCGAGGACGTCGGCATCGCCAGTCCGCAGTCGAACGACCTCGGCGTGGTCGACGAGGTGACGGCCGGCGACGGCGAGGTGACGGTCTCGTTCGAGGGGTACAACCCGATCGCCTTCCAGCTGTTCGCGACGAACGGCGAAATCGTCCAGCAGTCGTGGGTCGAGGAGAACGGCGGCGACTACATCAACCGGAACGCGAACGGAACCGGCCCGTTCCGCGTCACGGAGTACAACTCGGGTACCGAGGTCCTCTACGAGCCGAACGAGGACTACTGGGACGGCGCGCCGGCGGTCAACGAACTCAGGATGAGCGCCTCCAGCGAGTCGAGCACGCGGGTCAACCAACTGCTCGCCGAGGAGACAGACATCGTGACGAACGTCCCCCCGAACGAGGTCTCCCGGGTGAACAACTCCGACGTGGCGTCGATCAACTCCGTGCCGAGCGCGCGGATCATCTTCCTCCAGATGCGCTACGACGTGGAGCCGTTCTCCAGCCAGCAGTTCCGGCAGGCGCTGAACCACGCGGTCGACGTCGAGAGCATCATCGAGAACGTGCTCAACGGCTTCGGCAACATCACCGCCCAGCCGACCCTGGAGGGGCACGTCGGCTACAACCCCGACATCGAGCCGTACCCGTACGACCCCGACGAGGCCGAGCGGCTCGTCGAGGAGTCCGGCCACGCGGGCGTCGAGATCACCTTGGAAACCCCGATCGGTCGGTACCTCCGGGACGTCGACATCGCCCAGGCGGCGGCCAACCAGATCGACTCGCTGTCGAACGTCTCCTGTGAGGTCGAACAGCGCGAGTTCTCCTCGCTCGTTCAGGATGTCACCGCGCCGGACATCGAGGACCGCCCGCACTTCAACCTCCTCGGCTGGGGGAACGGCGAGTTCGACGGCAGCCAGACGCTGACGCCGCTACTCTCGTCGAGCGGCGCGCTGACGGTCCTCGAGAACGAGGAGCTCGACGGACTGCTCACGGACGCCGAGGCGACGGAGGACCCCGACGAGCGCGTCGGAATTCTCCAAGAGGCGAACCAGCTCGCCCACGATCTGGCCCCGTGGGTGTTCATGCACCAGCAGTTCAGCGTCTACGGCGTCTCCAGCGACATCTCGTGGGTGCCGCGGAGCGACGAGTTCATCGACCCCGACACCGCCACGCAACAGTAA
- a CDS encoding DUF7529 family protein has protein sequence MNGADPGPRWGAVEEDAESTAAAYRERGWRALTAHPGDVNPVPDTARIDVLLPGSEFEEALSAVEDAAIDGVDVYAGAAGGVAYRLVVAIDEAAEVVLCVPTYLRDGDLASLRAAAEASGSLTVRLRPLDDRDHVEIAVDDPAVFFDAPEA, from the coding sequence ATGAACGGAGCCGATCCCGGACCGCGATGGGGGGCGGTCGAGGAGGACGCGGAGTCGACCGCGGCGGCGTACCGAGAGCGCGGCTGGCGCGCGTTGACGGCCCATCCCGGCGACGTGAACCCCGTGCCCGACACGGCCCGGATCGACGTGTTGCTGCCCGGGTCGGAGTTCGAGGAGGCGCTGTCGGCGGTCGAGGACGCCGCGATCGACGGCGTCGACGTGTACGCGGGGGCCGCGGGAGGCGTCGCGTACCGGCTCGTGGTCGCGATCGACGAGGCCGCGGAAGTGGTGCTGTGCGTGCCGACGTACCTCCGGGACGGCGACCTCGCCTCGCTGCGCGCGGCCGCCGAGGCGTCGGGGTCGCTCACCGTTCGGCTGCGTCCCCTCGACGACCGCGATCACGTCGAGATCGCGGTCGACGACCCCGCGGTGTTCTTCGACGCGCCCGAGGCGTGA
- a CDS encoding phosphoribosyltransferase family protein codes for MNRAEKAALQLQAVAVLRMLKETRTYEELSAVTGLPAGDLNRYVNGHVLPGTDRASEVVESVGREALADELVARVEFDDEGYVDNSGVVFDQSFLDLVAPVAAETFEFESPDVVLTAATDGITLGAAMASFFDARLAYAKKSKETAVEEFIESRQRLASGIELTYYLPASAIDPGDTVLVVDDLIRSGETQELLLDIALQADADVTGVFALIAVGDEGMDRARAITDAPVGALTTFE; via the coding sequence ATGAATCGCGCAGAGAAGGCGGCCCTCCAGCTACAGGCGGTCGCCGTGTTGCGGATGCTGAAGGAGACGCGAACGTACGAGGAGCTGTCGGCGGTCACCGGGTTGCCCGCCGGGGACCTGAACCGGTACGTGAACGGCCACGTGCTGCCCGGCACGGACCGCGCGAGCGAGGTCGTCGAGTCGGTCGGGCGCGAGGCGCTCGCCGACGAACTGGTCGCGCGCGTCGAGTTCGACGACGAGGGGTACGTCGACAACTCCGGGGTCGTCTTCGACCAGTCGTTCCTCGACCTGGTGGCCCCGGTCGCCGCGGAGACGTTCGAGTTCGAGTCGCCGGACGTCGTCCTGACGGCCGCGACCGACGGGATCACGCTGGGCGCGGCGATGGCCTCCTTCTTCGACGCCCGCTTGGCGTACGCCAAGAAGTCGAAGGAGACCGCCGTCGAGGAGTTCATCGAGTCGCGCCAGCGGCTCGCCTCCGGCATCGAGCTCACCTACTACCTCCCCGCGAGCGCCATCGACCCCGGCGACACCGTCCTCGTCGTCGACGACCTGATCCGCTCGGGCGAGACCCAGGAGCTCCTCTTGGACATCGCCCTACAAGCCGACGCCGACGTCACCGGCGTGTTCGCGCTCATCGCGGTCGGCGACGAGGGGATGGACCGCGCGCGAGCGATCACCGACGCGCCGGTCGGGGCGCTGACGACGTTCGAGTAG
- a CDS encoding NCS2 family permease → MGLSDTLAARFDVESHGSDVRTELVAGLTTFLAMSYIIVVNPAILSEAIQIEGYGQGEVFQMIAIATILSAAVGTVVMALYANRPFGLAPGLGLNAFFAYTVVLGLGIRWQTALAAVFVEGVLFMLLTAVGAREYVIRLFPEPVKKSVGAGIGLFLLFIGLQELQIVVPDDSTLVTLGGIFGNPWAILGVLGLVLTFMLWARNVTGAIVLGIVTTSLAGWGLTLAGVFDRGTITPESLPAAQYDITPLAGAFLDGLSGIDPLTFVLVVFTFFFVDFFDTAGTLIGVSQFGDFLDDDGDLPDMDRPLMADAVGTTAGAMLGTSTVTTYIESSTGVEEGGRTGLTALVVALLFVASLVVIPLVAAIPAYASFTALIVVGVMMLQGLVEVDWSDPAWAVSAGLTVTVMPFAYSIADGLAAGIVAYPIIKLAVGEGDEVALGQYAIAALLAVYYVLSTADLIL, encoded by the coding sequence ATGGGGCTTTCAGACACGCTGGCCGCGCGGTTCGACGTCGAGTCGCACGGGTCGGACGTCCGCACCGAACTGGTCGCCGGGCTCACCACGTTCCTCGCGATGTCGTACATCATCGTGGTGAACCCCGCGATCCTCTCGGAGGCGATCCAGATCGAGGGGTACGGACAGGGAGAGGTGTTCCAGATGATCGCCATCGCGACGATCCTCTCGGCGGCGGTCGGGACGGTCGTGATGGCGCTGTACGCCAACCGCCCGTTCGGGCTCGCCCCGGGACTCGGGCTCAACGCCTTCTTCGCGTACACGGTCGTGCTGGGGCTCGGCATCCGGTGGCAGACGGCGCTCGCGGCGGTGTTCGTCGAGGGCGTCCTGTTCATGCTTTTGACCGCGGTCGGGGCTCGCGAGTACGTCATCCGGCTGTTCCCCGAGCCGGTGAAGAAGTCCGTCGGGGCCGGTATCGGACTGTTCCTGCTGTTCATCGGCCTCCAGGAGCTCCAGATCGTCGTCCCCGACGACTCGACGCTCGTCACGCTCGGCGGGATATTCGGGAACCCGTGGGCGATCCTCGGCGTCCTCGGCCTCGTCCTCACGTTCATGCTGTGGGCGCGGAACGTCACCGGTGCCATCGTCCTCGGGATCGTGACCACGTCGCTCGCCGGCTGGGGGCTCACGCTCGCCGGGGTCTTCGACCGCGGGACGATCACCCCCGAGTCGCTGCCGGCGGCCCAGTACGACATCACGCCGCTCGCGGGCGCGTTCCTCGACGGGCTCTCCGGGATCGACCCCCTCACGTTCGTCCTCGTCGTGTTCACGTTCTTCTTCGTCGACTTCTTCGACACCGCCGGGACGCTGATCGGCGTCTCGCAGTTCGGCGACTTCCTCGACGACGACGGCGACCTCCCCGACATGGACAGGCCGCTGATGGCCGACGCGGTCGGCACCACCGCCGGCGCGATGCTCGGCACCTCCACGGTGACGACGTACATCGAGTCGTCGACCGGCGTGGAGGAGGGCGGCAGGACCGGTCTCACGGCGCTGGTCGTCGCGCTGCTGTTCGTCGCGTCCCTGGTCGTGATCCCCCTCGTGGCGGCGATCCCGGCGTACGCCTCCTTCACCGCGCTGATCGTCGTCGGCGTGATGATGCTCCAGGGGCTCGTCGAGGTCGACTGGAGCGACCCCGCGTGGGCGGTCTCCGCGGGGCTCACGGTCACCGTGATGCCGTTCGCCTACTCCATCGCGGACGGGCTGGCGGCCGGCATCGTCGCGTACCCGATCATCAAACTCGCCGTCGGCGAGGGCGACGAGGTCGCGCTCGGCCAGTACGCGATCGCCGCGCTGCTCGCGGTCTACTACGTCCTCTCGACCGCCGACCTCATCCTCTGA
- a CDS encoding glycerate kinase type-2 family protein has translation MTDHPDDSTVTVADRDRHASDPARELALDCVTAGIEAAHPAGVVADALSLEGDRLVVTTVDGEAASRDLDAYDRVVVVGAGNAAGHFAAALEGLLGDRIAGGAVVTDDPVETERVAVLPGDHPTPSEAGVESARRVRAVATDAGASDLVIGLITGGGSALLAAPAAGVGLDDLRETTEALLASGATIAEINAVRKHLSAVKGGGLARAAAPADALGLAVSDVTGDDPSVIASGPLSPDPTTHADALAVLDRHGVEVPPAVEKRLDRGVAGEVAETPGPGDPVFDGVGVRVVASARTALNAAREVAAERGYEPLVLSSRVRGEAWEAAKTHAAVAEECRAAGDPVDPPAVVLSAGEVTVTLGGDPGRGGPNQEFALSAALELDAAGPDGEGVAVASVDTDGIDGATDAAGALVDDRFAGGDGGDGSLDREAAARALDGHDAYGVLDDAGALLRTGPTGTNVNDLRAVVISAGADDSPASDE, from the coding sequence ATGACCGATCACCCGGACGACTCCACCGTCACCGTCGCCGACCGCGACCGACACGCGAGCGACCCGGCCCGCGAGCTCGCGCTCGACTGCGTCACCGCCGGGATCGAGGCGGCGCACCCGGCCGGAGTCGTCGCGGACGCGCTCTCTTTAGAGGGCGACCGACTCGTCGTCACGACCGTCGACGGCGAGGCCGCGAGCCGCGACCTCGACGCGTACGACCGGGTCGTGGTCGTCGGCGCGGGCAACGCCGCGGGCCACTTCGCGGCCGCGCTGGAGGGGCTGCTCGGCGACCGGATCGCCGGCGGCGCGGTCGTCACCGACGACCCGGTCGAGACCGAGCGGGTCGCGGTCCTACCCGGCGACCACCCGACCCCGAGCGAGGCGGGCGTCGAGAGCGCCCGTCGGGTGCGGGCGGTCGCGACCGACGCCGGCGCGTCGGACCTCGTGATCGGGCTGATAACGGGAGGCGGAAGCGCGCTGTTGGCCGCGCCCGCGGCGGGGGTCGGGCTCGACGACCTGCGCGAGACGACCGAGGCGCTGCTGGCCAGCGGCGCGACGATAGCCGAGATCAACGCGGTCCGGAAGCACCTCTCGGCGGTGAAGGGCGGCGGGCTCGCCCGGGCCGCCGCGCCCGCCGACGCGCTCGGACTCGCCGTCAGCGACGTGACCGGCGACGACCCGAGCGTTATCGCGAGCGGCCCCCTCTCGCCCGATCCGACGACGCACGCGGACGCGCTCGCCGTCCTCGACCGGCACGGCGTCGAGGTCCCGCCCGCCGTCGAGAAGCGGCTCGACCGCGGCGTCGCCGGCGAGGTCGCGGAGACGCCCGGACCGGGAGACCCCGTCTTCGACGGCGTCGGGGTCCGGGTCGTCGCGAGCGCGCGCACGGCGCTGAACGCGGCCCGCGAGGTCGCGGCCGAGCGGGGGTACGAGCCGCTCGTGCTCTCCTCGCGGGTGCGCGGCGAGGCCTGGGAGGCGGCGAAGACGCACGCGGCGGTCGCAGAGGAGTGCCGGGCGGCCGGCGACCCGGTCGACCCGCCCGCGGTCGTCCTCTCGGCGGGCGAGGTGACGGTGACGCTCGGCGGCGACCCCGGACGCGGCGGGCCGAATCAGGAGTTCGCGCTGTCGGCGGCGCTCGAACTCGACGCCGCGGGACCGGACGGCGAGGGCGTCGCCGTCGCGAGCGTCGACACCGACGGGATCGACGGAGCCACCGACGCCGCGGGGGCGCTGGTCGACGACCGATTCGCGGGCGGAGACGGGGGGGACGGGTCGCTCGACCGCGAGGCGGCCGCGAGGGCGCTCGACGGGCACGACGCCTACGGGGTCCTCGACGACGCCGGCGCGCTGCTCCGGACCGGCCCGACCGGCACGAACGTCAACGACCTGCGCGCGGTCGTGATCTCGGCGGGCGCGGACGACTCTCCGGCGTCGGACGAGTAG
- a CDS encoding alanine dehydrogenase yields the protein MQTLLLNADDVSENAEMDRVIDAVRGAFTAYERGDAKMPAKSYIDLPEYNGDFRSMPAYLDVREEDVAEETATGDGWDAAGIKWVNVHTDNPADHDLPTVMGTMIYSDPETAFPLAVLDGTTLTMKRTGAAAAVATDHLAVPDASSLGIVGAGVQSYTQLEAIAEVRDIEEVVVSDLDEERVADFIDHFEDRFDVRTGSISEAGHCDILSTVTPVEDPIVGPDDVGEHTHVNAMGADAEGKHELADDLLLDATIVIDDHEQCTHSGEINVPYAAGTLADDDIYGEVGEIVVGRRAGRPGATGTSADADGVRGVSVFDSTGLAIQDVAAARVVYERADELDNGYPFDLLGLDD from the coding sequence ATGCAGACGCTGCTCCTCAACGCGGACGACGTGTCGGAGAACGCCGAGATGGACCGCGTGATCGACGCGGTCCGCGGCGCGTTCACGGCCTACGAGCGCGGCGACGCCAAGATGCCGGCGAAGTCGTACATCGACCTGCCCGAGTACAACGGCGACTTCCGGTCGATGCCCGCGTACCTCGACGTGCGCGAGGAGGACGTCGCCGAGGAGACGGCGACGGGCGACGGGTGGGACGCCGCCGGTATCAAGTGGGTGAACGTCCACACCGACAACCCCGCCGACCACGACCTCCCGACCGTGATGGGGACGATGATCTACTCCGACCCGGAGACGGCGTTCCCGCTGGCGGTGCTCGACGGGACGACGCTGACGATGAAGCGCACCGGCGCGGCCGCCGCGGTCGCCACCGACCACCTCGCCGTCCCCGACGCCTCCTCGCTCGGGATCGTCGGCGCGGGCGTCCAGTCGTACACGCAGCTGGAAGCGATCGCGGAGGTGCGGGACATCGAGGAGGTCGTCGTGAGCGACCTCGACGAGGAGCGCGTCGCCGACTTCATCGACCACTTCGAGGACCGGTTCGACGTGCGCACCGGGTCGATCTCGGAGGCCGGCCACTGCGACATCCTCTCGACGGTGACGCCCGTCGAGGACCCGATCGTCGGTCCCGACGACGTGGGCGAGCACACGCACGTCAACGCGATGGGCGCGGACGCGGAAGGCAAACACGAGCTGGCCGACGACCTCCTGCTGGACGCCACGATCGTCATCGACGACCACGAGCAGTGCACTCACTCCGGCGAGATCAACGTCCCCTACGCCGCGGGGACGCTCGCCGACGACGACATCTACGGCGAGGTCGGCGAGATCGTCGTCGGCCGGCGCGCGGGCCGCCCCGGCGCGACGGGCACGTCCGCGGACGCCGACGGCGTGCGCGGCGTCAGCGTCTTCGACTCGACCGGCCTCGCGATCCAAGACGTCGCGGCCGCCCGGGTCGTCTACGAGCGCGCCGACGAACTGGACAACGGCTACCCGTTCGACCTGCTCGGACTGGACGACTGA
- a CDS encoding dihydrofolate reductase, with protein sequence MRLVSVAALAENRVIGKDGEVPWPHIEADVRQYRERVAGSPVVLGRRTFDSMRDDLPGSRQIVVSRSVDAVDVPSATVANDVEAALALAREVAEDAVDDGTAVAAEADPTPGRTDGDGVVYVLGGGTIYELFQPHLDGMALSHVDGSYEGDTYYPEWNEEEWEVAAKTDYDRFTLREWVRRGR encoded by the coding sequence GTGAGACTCGTCAGCGTCGCCGCGCTCGCGGAGAACCGGGTGATCGGGAAGGACGGCGAGGTGCCGTGGCCGCACATCGAGGCGGACGTCAGGCAGTACCGCGAGCGCGTCGCGGGCTCGCCCGTAGTCTTGGGCCGCCGCACGTTCGACTCGATGCGCGACGACCTCCCCGGGAGCCGGCAGATCGTCGTGAGCCGCAGCGTCGACGCCGTCGACGTGCCGAGCGCGACGGTCGCGAACGACGTCGAGGCGGCGCTCGCGCTGGCCCGCGAGGTCGCCGAGGACGCGGTCGACGACGGGACGGCGGTCGCCGCCGAGGCCGACCCGACGCCGGGCCGGACCGACGGGGACGGGGTCGTGTACGTGCTCGGGGGCGGGACCATCTACGAGCTGTTCCAGCCCCATCTCGACGGGATGGCGCTGAGCCACGTCGACGGGAGCTACGAGGGCGACACCTACTACCCGGAGTGGAACGAGGAGGAGTGGGAGGTCGCGGCCAAGACCGACTACGACCGGTTCACCCTGCGCGAGTGGGTCCGTCGCGGGCGTTGA
- a CDS encoding extracellular solute-binding protein: MNGDDASDRSDRGPGDGDRSTASTDSDATTDGGVASGETTAASRTASDDEVPVSEFREVAARLADGDLGARFPAAETDGEAAALAETLNEFVDGVAETVSAVDGFGDEVAGATEHVRSNVDRAKAQSDEVYAAVDDIEAAATRQRDDIADATSELQTVSAATEEVAASADQVAATAADVAERTDEGTDAATAAIEELRVVDERTETALDRVETLESEVAAIEDVTDLIQDIADETNILALNASIEAARAGEAGAGFEVVAEEVKSLAEEARDATGEIESSIRSVREETDATVDEMAEMRERADEGIATAEAALEAFTDLAADVEETTSGVAEIRDATDDQATSIEAVVDAVESVGDLAEETAADAGDATAVAHAQKTSLTEVAAGASTLADRTGTLDDALDAYDADGTDDEDAVVLDFWHAFGGRKARLLDEFAAEFAAETDGIAVRPSSKGSYRGVFEATLAAADRGDPPAIAHLYEIGTRRALDSEAFTPVERLLDRDAGGLGGSGGAGGPGAAFSPDDLLAPVANYYRTDGVLHSMPFNASTPVLYYDRAAFERAGLDPDDPPETFDEVRRCAERLVESGATETGITFATYSWFVEQWFAEAGEPLVDADNGRGGTPTESRFDGPVGERIYGWIADMAADGLYHDPGIEARGQAREAFHEGRAGMLIGSTSAMVDVREGASFPVGVGYFPVAGERHGVVVGGGSLWVADGASTAEQRAAAAFLGWLAAPERQARWHRETGYFPVHEGAVERLDREGWFDENPGYRTAVNQLLDAEDGVATTGARIGPFDTVRTLVAEASVDAREHGVDEALDRLADSTALQLERYADERADGS, encoded by the coding sequence ATGAACGGCGACGACGCGAGCGACCGGTCCGATCGAGGCCCCGGCGACGGGGACCGTTCGACGGCATCGACCGACTCGGACGCGACCACCGACGGCGGGGTCGCGTCCGGCGAGACAACGGCCGCCTCCCGCACCGCTTCCGACGACGAGGTCCCGGTCTCGGAGTTCCGCGAGGTCGCGGCGCGGCTCGCCGACGGCGACCTCGGGGCCCGGTTCCCGGCCGCGGAGACCGACGGCGAGGCGGCGGCGCTCGCGGAGACGCTCAACGAGTTCGTCGACGGCGTCGCGGAGACGGTGTCCGCGGTCGACGGCTTCGGCGACGAGGTCGCGGGCGCGACCGAACACGTCCGGTCGAACGTCGACCGCGCGAAGGCGCAGAGCGACGAGGTGTACGCCGCGGTCGACGACATCGAGGCGGCGGCGACCCGCCAGCGCGACGACATCGCGGACGCGACGAGCGAGCTTCAGACCGTCTCGGCCGCGACCGAGGAGGTCGCCGCCTCCGCCGATCAGGTGGCCGCCACCGCGGCCGACGTGGCAGAGCGGACCGACGAGGGGACCGACGCCGCGACCGCGGCGATCGAGGAGCTCCGCGTGGTCGACGAGCGGACGGAGACCGCCCTCGACCGCGTCGAGACGCTCGAATCGGAGGTCGCGGCGATCGAGGACGTCACCGACCTGATCCAAGACATCGCCGACGAGACGAACATCCTCGCGCTGAACGCCTCGATCGAGGCGGCCCGGGCGGGGGAGGCGGGGGCCGGCTTCGAGGTGGTCGCCGAGGAGGTCAAGAGCCTCGCGGAGGAGGCGCGGGACGCGACGGGCGAGATCGAGTCGTCGATCCGCTCGGTGCGCGAGGAGACGGACGCGACCGTCGACGAGATGGCCGAGATGCGCGAGCGCGCCGACGAGGGGATCGCCACCGCCGAGGCGGCGCTGGAGGCGTTCACCGACCTCGCCGCGGACGTGGAGGAGACGACCAGCGGGGTCGCCGAGATCCGCGACGCCACCGACGATCAGGCGACCTCGATCGAGGCGGTCGTCGACGCGGTCGAGTCGGTCGGCGACCTCGCCGAGGAGACGGCCGCGGACGCGGGCGACGCCACCGCGGTCGCGCACGCCCAGAAGACGTCGCTGACCGAGGTGGCCGCCGGCGCGTCGACGCTCGCCGACCGGACCGGAACGCTGGACGACGCGCTCGACGCGTACGACGCCGACGGGACCGACGACGAGGACGCGGTCGTCCTCGACTTCTGGCACGCGTTCGGCGGGCGCAAGGCGCGGCTCCTCGACGAGTTCGCGGCCGAGTTCGCCGCGGAGACCGACGGGATCGCGGTCCGTCCCTCCTCGAAGGGGAGCTACCGCGGCGTGTTCGAGGCGACGCTCGCGGCGGCCGACAGGGGCGACCCGCCGGCGATCGCGCACCTCTACGAGATCGGGACGCGGCGCGCGCTCGATAGCGAGGCGTTCACGCCGGTCGAGCGCCTCCTCGACCGGGACGCCGGGGGGCTCGGCGGCTCCGGCGGCGCGGGCGGTCCGGGGGCCGCCTTCTCCCCGGACGACCTGCTCGCCCCCGTGGCCAACTACTACCGGACCGACGGCGTCCTCCACTCGATGCCGTTCAACGCGTCGACGCCCGTGCTGTACTACGACCGCGCGGCGTTCGAGCGCGCCGGGTTGGACCCCGACGACCCGCCCGAGACGTTCGACGAGGTCCGCCGCTGCGCCGAGCGGCTCGTCGAGAGCGGCGCGACCGAGACGGGGATCACCTTCGCGACCTACTCGTGGTTCGTCGAGCAGTGGTTCGCCGAGGCCGGCGAGCCGCTCGTCGACGCCGACAACGGCCGGGGCGGCACGCCGACGGAGAGCCGGTTCGACGGCCCGGTCGGCGAGCGGATATACGGGTGGATCGCCGACATGGCGGCCGACGGCCTCTACCACGACCCCGGGATCGAGGCCCGCGGACAGGCCCGCGAGGCGTTCCACGAGGGGCGCGCCGGGATGCTCATCGGGTCGACCTCCGCGATGGTCGACGTCCGGGAGGGGGCCTCGTTCCCGGTCGGCGTCGGCTACTTCCCGGTCGCCGGCGAGCGCCACGGCGTCGTCGTCGGCGGCGGGTCGCTGTGGGTCGCGGACGGCGCGTCGACCGCCGAGCAGCGCGCCGCGGCGGCGTTCCTCGGCTGGCTCGCGGCCCCGGAGCGACAGGCGCGCTGGCACCGCGAGACCGGCTACTTCCCGGTCCACGAGGGCGCGGTCGAGCGGCTCGACCGCGAGGGCTGGTTCGACGAGAACCCGGGCTACCGCACCGCGGTGAACCAGCTCCTCGACGCGGAGGACGGCGTCGCCACGACGGGCGCGCGGATCGGTCCGTTCGACACGGTCCGGACGCTCGTCGCCGAGGCGTCGGTCGACGCCCGCGAACACGGGGTCGACGAGGCGCTCGACCGCCTCGCCGACAGTACCGCGCTCCAGCTCGAACGGTACGCCGACGAGCGCGCAGACGGGTCGTAG
- a CDS encoding 23S rRNA (uridine(2552)-2'-O)-methyltransferase produces MSGKDDYYNRSKQQGYRARSAYKLKQIDEEADLFERGDTVVDLGAAPGGWLQVAAEAVGEGGTVVGVDLQRIDDLDDHDVETIRGDMTEERTRHYLREAVDEGGADVVVSDMAPNMTGEYTLDHARSVHLARQAFDTADELLASGGDFVVKVFQGDDLDAFRDDVSEAFQYVRTVSPPASRDSSSEVYLVGKGYTRSPVAEGDRVDVTVEEEGDEGDGIAYVDGYTLFVDGDVGETLSVEVTDVKPRFAFAERVDADESD; encoded by the coding sequence ATGAGCGGAAAAGACGACTACTACAACCGGTCCAAACAGCAGGGGTACCGCGCCCGCTCGGCCTACAAGCTGAAACAGATCGACGAGGAGGCCGACCTGTTCGAGCGCGGCGACACCGTGGTCGACCTCGGGGCCGCGCCCGGCGGGTGGCTCCAGGTCGCCGCCGAGGCGGTCGGCGAGGGCGGCACCGTCGTCGGCGTCGACCTCCAGCGGATCGACGACCTCGACGACCACGACGTGGAGACGATCCGCGGCGACATGACCGAGGAGCGGACCCGCCACTACCTGCGCGAGGCGGTCGACGAGGGCGGCGCGGACGTCGTCGTGAGCGACATGGCCCCGAACATGACCGGCGAGTACACCCTCGATCACGCCCGGTCGGTCCACCTCGCGCGGCAGGCGTTCGACACCGCCGACGAGCTGCTCGCGTCCGGCGGCGACTTCGTCGTGAAGGTGTTCCAGGGCGACGACCTCGACGCCTTCCGCGACGACGTGAGCGAGGCGTTCCAGTACGTCCGCACCGTCTCGCCGCCCGCGTCGCGTGACTCCTCCTCGGAGGTGTACCTCGTCGGGAAGGGGTACACCCGGTCGCCGGTCGCCGAGGGCGACCGGGTCGACGTGACCGTCGAGGAGGAGGGCGACGAGGGCGACGGCATCGCCTACGTCGACGGCTACACCCTCTTCGTCGACGGCGACGTCGGCGAGACGCTCAGCGTCGAGGTGACCGACGTCAAGCCGCGGTTCGCCTTCGCGGAGCGCGTCGACGCGGACGAGTCGGACTGA